ATGAAGGATTCCGTAAAATCAGAAGTTGCTTTACCAATTAGGTTTTCTGGAATCTTACTAGACGCCAAAACTTCGGCTGTGATGAGCTTGTCATAATTATTGTCATCAAGGATAAAGAAAGGCTTTCGCTTAGCCTTGGCATAACACTGGGACAGAAGGTTGATCTCACTTTTCTCTAGAGGAGTTTCGTTGAACATAATAGCAATTCCACCAGACTCTAGTTGGCCTGCAACATCGTTGATGTTGGTGGCCATGAGAAGGTTTAGCTGGATGTTCTGCGTCATTTTAAAACGCTCAACAACCCGCTCCGCAAAGCCCTTGGTTTTTTCTGATGGGCGAAGGACGAACATTATCTGGGCCATGGAACTTCCTTGAGCTGCAAGATTTCTTTCTATTTTAACATCTTTAAGATGGAAATCGAAAACGCCCCATAGAAAACAAGGCTTTCATTGTTCAAGGTTGTGCTTGAATCTTGCAAATTGTCTCGATCTAACCTATATAGACTCGCTAACAAAATGAGGCGGCCGCATATGATCGGTGACTCGCGTCGCTTGAGACGAGACAATCTAATTCAACTCATGGGTAGTTTAGAGCAAGAAGGAACCAGCTGCCGAGACTGCTCTGGGGTGTGCTGTACCTTTGTTGGTAACTCCATGCAAATCACACCTTTAGAGGCCTGGGACTTGCACCTCTATCTTGTTATGGAAAAACGCTGGACCGTGGGTTTGGAGGAACGTCTCCTCGAAACAATTAAAAATTTCCGATTAGATCAGCCAGTGCCCAGCAACGGTCTTCGAAATTTTGCTCGACGTCGCTACACATGCCCATTCTTTAAAGATCAAGCCCTTGGCTGTTCGATCGCTCCAGAGTGGAAACCCTACGGCTGCCTTGGTTTTAACGCCAGATCTGGTGGTGTCAAAGATGGTGAAAACTGTTCATCACGTTTAGACGCCTTAGAGGCTCGGGAGCACTTAGACCCAAACGAGGCTAATGATAACAATGTGTTGCGAGAAAAGTATCAGTGGTCATGGCAAAAGCTCAGTATTCCCGAAGCCTTAATGGCAATCTCCCAAGAGATTCCCTTCAATCAGTCCCCTCATAATTAACGATATCGTAAATTCCCACGCTACAAGCACTGATAATAACGGCTTAAAGTCGTTTTCAGGTGCAATTATGGCATATAATATGTATAGTTGACTAAGTCAGATTAAACTGGCTTTGACGACGATATGAAACCTGTGTTGAATGATTTGATTGGAGTAGATTGATGTCAAACCTGAATAATGCATTAAAATCAGGACTTTGCCTGGCTATTTTAGGCTTGGGCTCAGTTGCCTGCCAAACCAGCCAAGAAGAAGGCAAGCTTGAGTCCTCAGATGAGTTTCTGGCATCCTTGGATTCCCAAGAGGAAGAGCCAGCAGGCTTTGAGGTGGATGAGCCAGCGAGTACTACGGATCAAGCCGTGGAAGATTTTGCGATCGAAGAGAACTATGAAAGCTTTGATCCAGCAGATATTCGAATCAAGTTTGAATTTGATAGCGCTGCCCTAACTGCAGACAATACCGCAGCTTTGGATAAGATTGTTGCAGGCTTGAAAAAAGATCCATTGGCAAAGATCTTTGTTCGTGGTCACGCTGACAAACAGGGACCAGAGGATTACAACGAACATCTTTCAGAAAAGCGGGCGAAGGTGATTTTTGATTACCTAACCAGCCATGGGATCGATGAGCAGCGCTTGATTCGTGTCCACCTTGGAGAGTCGGAGCCACTTGTAGATGGCAACAATGTTGCTGCTTTCCGCAAGAATCGCCGTGGTGACTTTCACCTCGACTATAGCGATGGCGCTTTTTCCCGCTAATGCTCTACACGCTAGGGCTAATTAATTTCTTATGATTTGGTCGAGCCGGTCTCTTGAAAGGGGTCGGCTTTTTTCATGCTGCTTGTTCGTCTCCAGGAGACGGTGTTGGAGCCTCTTCTTGGCCAAATACCTGTTTATGAAGGATCGTCCCCACATTTTTAATACCGCGCTCGCTATTTTCGACCTGTCTCGTCACATCATAATAATTATTGATCATCTCGTTCATGGTATCGAATCGGCGAATGATGTCTGAGATTTTCTGTGACATCTGACTTTGTTGATCTGTTTGCTGCTCGATCTGGCCATTGACTCGATGTACTATCTGAACCATTTCAGTTGACTGCTGGAATAAGTCCGCAAACACCTTATTAAGCTCTGTGATTGCTTTCTTCTCAGTTTCAAGACTGCTTCTAGCGGTAGAAATCAATGTAGTACAAGACGTAGAAACGTCTTCAAGACGCCCCGCAATGGCTTCCGAAATTTCACCGCTCAATGAAGCTAGGGTTCCCACCTCTTCAGCTACTACAGAAAATCCCTTGCCATGCTCACCTGCCTTGGCTGCCTCAATTGAAGCATTCACCGACAACAGGTTGGTTTTGAATACAATTTGATCGATCATGGCAATTTTTTTCGAAATGTCGCCAACTGCCGAACTGAGCTGAGTAAGCTTGCTGAAATCATTAGAAAGCTGCTGATTGGAGTTGCCTAAGTCTTGCAGTCGACTGCGACCCAAGTTTGCAAAGTTCTCCAGAGATTCAGAGGCACGATGGATTACACGCGAAAGCTCTTTCAGTTCACGGCTACCATCTTCAAGAGTTGATCCCAAACTGATGGCCTCTTTAGCATCGGATTGGTTGGAGGTGGAGTACTCCCGAAGATTGGCTCCGGTCTTCTGAATCTCGGTGGCTAGATCATGGAAGTTTTGAGATTCCTCTTGAAGGATTCCCATGGAACTGACTAGATTTTTGGAGATGATGTGGGCAGTGAAACGCAGCGCAACACCAACAAGAAGAGCACCCCCTACTAACAGGCTAGCAAATAAAATAATCGTATTACGATTGCGCTTGGCAAAATCTTCTCTTGCGGCACCGACACGCTTCTCGCCCAACTTTCCGATTTCACCAAGCAGATCGTTGTACTTTTCCTGCCAGGGCAGAAACTCTTCAAAGTATATCTTGATAGCTTCCTGCTGGTCCATAAATAGGGTTTCTAGGATTTTGGTGTCCAGTGGGCGAAGGTAGTCCTGGTCGATTTTGAGTAGCTCTGTGATGCGTTGTTTAAGTTGCTCGTCACTTGTGTTTTCTTGCAATTTGGTAAGGTTTTCGAGGTTGAGGTCATATGCCTCGATCTTTCTTTCAGAGTAGTAGCCAAGTCGATCAGGGTCGAGGAGCATAGCTTTCGTGGCATCATCTTGGATCAGCGATGTGGGGAGTAAATGTTCTACATTTGACTTGAAAACTAGAGCCTCCTGAAGTTCTTTGCCGTTGTTACTGAGGTCTCTTGATACAACGATGGTGAGGGCCACAGTGATAACGGCTATCGGAACCATATTCAGATTAATCTTCTTCTTCAGATCCATACTTTTGAGTTTCACCATTTCCCGTTCCAACCTATTTCAAAGTCGCCTTATAAGCGGCGTATCGGCAATGGGTTTCGTATCTCATGGGGAAACTTTGGAATCTCATTAAAATTACAAAGAAGTATGAGTTCTCAAGCTTCTGTTAATGCGTCCTTGGTAGCTTCAGCAATGAGTTTAGCTATCCGCTCCACTTTGATTGAGTCTACGTTGAAATCTGGCAATGAAAAATCCATGGGGTTATCGACGGAAGCTACATAGTGCTTAGGCAAGTCTAGGGCAATGGCTGGGCACCGAGTCAGGTGGACATTCATTAGAAATGCAGAGTCGGCACAATAGGGGTCATTTTCTACAAAATCGATAGATGCTCGATTGAGGCTGTCAATGATGGCTTTTTTAAGCCGCGGATGGGCGATTTCCCTAGCATCCTCATCCTGGGTAATCACATCGAAAAGGCGAAGATTATCTGGCGTGCGTGGCGCATCAGTAAACTGCTGACAGTAAGCCCTGAGCCCCTCGAATGAAACAGGTTTGGTTTCAATTTTACCATCGTTCATTGGCGAAAAACTTGCCATCGTATGCATGTCAATAACAAAGCCATGGCGATCATTGATCACTTGATGCAGCTCTTCTAGTTTCTCTAAACTTCGCTTGTGCATCCCTAAGAGGCGATCATTGAGCTGCTCTTGCAAGGTGGGAGGCAGGCACGGGCGTAAACAGTGGCTTAAAATTCGCCCCCCGTCCACAATGGCCCTTGGGTACTGCCACTCAAGAACCATACTCGATATTCCGCGCTGTGCTAGCTGATGCCCAAGCTGATGAGCTAGCTGATCGGCACCCTTATCACGTTCAATTTCCACGTATTGCTCAAATAAGTCCCAATGACTCTTGATCAATGGGTGATTCACAATCTCGGGAAACTGATCAAAAAACTCCTTGCCATCGGCGCTGTGGGGCGACACAACAAGAACGCTGTATTCTTCTGGGTTCGAACCATAACTAGTGCATTGGTACATGGGTCTTCCTACGAGTGGTCTATTCTACGGCTTTCTTATATAACACAATTGAAATTTTGTTCCTTTTACAAATTCAATGTTAAGCTACCTAAGTCTTGATGCTTATGAAACTGCTACCGACGCGAATCTATTGAAATGAGGTCTAGTGTGTCTGAGCCGATCGATCCCAAGCTTTTAGAAAAGATAGAAAACACCCACCACAAAAAGGTCAAAGTAGCCATTGTCGATATGGATGGAGTGCTTCGAGGAAAGTACATCCATAAGGAAAAATTTCTGTCGGCGATGAAGAGTGGCTTTGGGTTTTGTAACGTGGTCTTCGGCTGGGATGCCGCCGATGTCTGCTATGATAATGTTTCCTATGCGGGCTGGCATACAGGCTACCCAGACGCAGATGTTCGACTTGATCCAAAAACCTTCCGCACCATTCCTTGGGAAGATCACGTGCCCTTTTTTCTGGGGGAGTTCGTCGACGATCAAGATCAACCTTTAGGGGTATGCCCTAGACAGCTATTGAAGAAGGTCTGTGCCCGGGCCGAGACTATGGGCTTCAAGCCTCGGTTTGGGGTCGAGTACGAGTGGTTTAACTTTGACGAGACTCCCGATAGCCTGCACAGCAAGGACTTTAGGGGGATGAAGCCACTGACACCTGGAATGTTCGGTTACTCAGCACTACGGTCCAGCTATGCCAGCCCCTATTTTCACGATCTTATGGATCTTCTTGAAGAGTTCGACGTTCCTCTTGAGGGGCTTCATACGGAGACGGGGCCTGGAGTCTATGAAGCTGCAATCATGAACTGTGATGCCGCAACCCAGGGTGATCGCGCCATACTCTTCAAGACAGCTGTGAAAGAGATTGCTTACCGACATAATATTTTACCCACGTTCATGGCTCGTTGGAATACCGAACTACCAGGCAGTAGCGGTCATATTCATCAGAGTCTCTGGGACGACGATCGCAATCTTTTCTTTGATGCGAATGACGATGCACGGATGAGCCCCTTATTTAAGCACTATCTCGCTGGCCAAATAAAGCTTCTACCCGAAATTTTGCCGATGTTTGCACCGACTATGAACAGCTACAAACGGTTGGTGGAAGGGTTCTGGGCACCGACGCGGGCCAACTGGGGAATCGACAATCGTACGGTTGCCTTTCGTGTGATACCAGGCAGTGCAAAAAGTTGCCGGGTAGAAGCTCGGGTAGGGGGAGCGGATATGAACCCATACTTGTCAATCGCTGCAAGCTTGGCTGCCGGGCTGTATGGTATTGAGCATAAGCTCGAACTCGATAGCGACCCCATTCGTGGCAATGGGTACAACAGCGAGGCCGGGACGGCCTTGGCTAGCAATTTGGAGCAGGCAGCTCAGCTCATGGGACGCTCAGAAATTGCTAGTGAACTGTTCGGTGCACCGTTTGTTGAGCATTTTGTGAATACCCGGCTTTGGGAGTGGCGCCAAGCCCAGCAGGCTGTTACTGACTGGGAGCTGAAACGTTACTTTGAAATCATTTAGAGCGGATTCAATCGATGATTACACAATTTAATTTTCCGACTACGGTCCGCTTCGGTTCTGGGGCTATTGCTGAGCTACCAGCTTCATTGCTCGATCGTTTTCAAAGACCACTGATCGTTACAGATAGAGTGATTGCAAAACTACCTTTTCTTGTGGACACCTGCGCTCAATTGAAAGAGAGAGGATTTTCTGTTGAGGTGTATTCAGATATGGGTGGCAACCCCGTTGAGTCAGATGTCACGGGTGGTGTCGACGCCTTCAAAAAGTACCAGGCGGATTGCATTGTGATGATTGGTGGGGGAGCAACCATGGATGTAGGGAAGGCTATTGCCTTGATGGCCAATCATCCAGGTGCGCTTTTCGACTACGAAGATGGGAAGCCTGACGCACGCCCTTCAAATGAAGCATTTCCCTTCATGGTAGCAGTGCCTACAACTGCTGGAACAGGTAGCGAAGTGGGCCGAAGTTCGGTCATTTCAGATAATGTATCCAAGGCTAAAAAAATCATTTTTTCCCCAAAAATGTTGCCGGACTTAGTGATTGCCGATCCTGCACTTACTCTGGGACTTCCGCCGGGTGTAACCGCTGCTACGGGCATTGATGCCCTGACTCACCTCTTGGAGGCATATCTCGCTCAAGGTTTTCACCCTATGTGCGATGGGATTGCTTTAGAAGGCATTCGTCTGGTGAGCAAGAGCCTTAGTAAAGCTTTTCATAACCCTTCGGATATTAATGCCAGGCAGGATATGCTAGCTGCATCAATGATGGGAGCAGTTGCCTTTCAAAAAGGTCTTGGGTTGAATCACTCCTGCGCTCACGCCTTATCAACTGTTTTCGATACCCATCACGGTCTCGCGAATGCAATGATGCTTGAGGCGTGCATGAGCTTTAATCAAACTGCTGTGCCAGAGAAGTTTGAAACTTTAGCTCAGGTGGTATCTAGGGCATCTGGAGATGATTTTATTCAATGGCTGAAGGAGCTAAAGGACGATCTTCAGATTCCTGCGGGATTGGCGAAGCTAGATATTCAAGTCAACGATCGCCTACTAGATGTGGCTGAGGCTGATATTTGCCACCCACTGGGGCCAAGACCTGTGAGCCGTCAAGATTTTAAACAGCTTTTTGAAGCATCCATGTAAGGATATTCCGATGTTAAGTGTAATTAATCCCGCAACGGAAGAATTAATAAAACAGCTGGTAACTGATACCCAAGAATCCATTGGCAGTAAGTACCAGCTTTGTCGCCAGGCTCAAATTTCCTGGGGGCAGGTGGCCATTGAAGAGCGAAAAGAGATTATCGAGAAATTTAGGGTTCTACTTCAAGACAACGCTGATGCTTGCGCACGGGACACAAGTCTTGAAACTGGAAGGCCAGTTCATCAGGTTCGCAATGAAATCAAGGCGACTGATGCACGGTTGATTTATTTTAATGAGACCATTGAAGAAGTCATCAAGACCCAAGAGGTGTATCGTGATGAAACTGTGCGGGAGATGGTTTCCTGGGAACCGCTCGGAGTTATAGCTAATATTTCGGCATGGAACTATCCATATTTTGTTGGTACCAATGTATTTGTGCCAGCACTTTTAGCTGGCAATGGAGTGCTTTATAAACCGTCTGAATACGCTTCACTTACAGGCCAGAGGCTTGTGGAGTTGATGTTGCAAGCGGGGCTTCCTGAAAATGTTATGACTCCTGTTATCGGTGATGGTCAGGTGGGTGCTATGCTCATGGAGCAAAAGATCGATGGAGTCTTTTTCACCGGTTCCCACGACACAGGGCGGAAGATCAATGAGGAAGTGGCATCTCGTCTGGTCAAGGTGGGATTCGAACTGGGTGGTAAGGACCCATGCTATGTTACCGAAGACGTTGATGTTTCTCAGGCAGCTGCAGCTGTGGCAGATGGAGCTTTCTATAACTGCGGGCAAAGTTGCTGTGCAGTTGAACGGGTTTATGTCCATGAAAAAATCTATGATGGTTTCGTAGCTGCATTTATCGAGGCGGTCGAAGGGTTTAAGGTGGGTAAACCTGAAGACCCGAGTACCTACCTCGGGCCCCTAACCCGCAAGGAGCAGATCGAGGTTCTTAACAATCAGATCGCGGATGCGGTGAAACAGGGGGCGACTCTTCAAGTTGGTGGCAACCCAACGGAGGGCGTAGGCTATTATTTTGAGCCAACGGTATTAACTGAGGCTAACCATCAAATGAAGCTCATGGTAGAGGAAAGCTTCGGGCCGATCATCGGAATTCAGAAGGTGAGTTCCGACCAAGAGGCAGTGGAGTTAATGAATGATACTGACTATGGTTTGACAGCATCGGTTTATTGCAGAAATTTGGATCGTGCCCGAAATATCATGTTTCACGTCCACGCAGGAACTGTATATACAAACTGCTGTGATCGGGTGAGTCCTTACACACCGTGGTCTGGCCGGGGCCATTCAGGACTAGGCTCAACTCTGGGGCGGATGGGGCTGGAAACTTTCCTTCAACCAAAGGCTTGGCATATCAAACCTTAGCTAATTTTCAGCATCTTTGATTTTGATGTGTAAGAGGAGTACTCCACATCGGAGGCGTCAAGGGTTTGGATCTTCGCCACCAGGTCCTTGATACGCTCCAAGGCTTGCAACGTGCGGTTGAACTTTGTCTCATCAAACTTAGAAAAGTCAGAGCCCAAATTGCCATAGGCAATGGCTAAGGGGTTATTGATTTCGTGATTGTAGGTAACAATCATCGCATTAATCGCTTCGATCTTTTGGGACTTGGCAGACTCTTCTGCAAGGACTTTGAGTTTGAGCTGGGTGTTGATCCGCTGCAAGGCTATTTTGAATGAAATCTGCTTAAGTATGTAGTCGTTCGCCCCTTTTTCAAATGAGCTTATGATCGTATCTGGGTCTTCTTCTGCAGTAACCATGATGATTGGTAGCTGAATCGAGGTAAAGGTTTTGCGAACTTCATCAAGAACTTCGTGACCATCGATTCCGGGCATATTAAGATCAAGCAAAACCAGGTCGATCTTCGAAGAGTCAATTATTTTTAGCGCGTCGCTACCGCTGGACGCTTCGATCACCTCATACTCTTTTTTTAGGAGTCGGGCCTTCATCATGCCACGCTGGATCTCGTTGTCGTCTACCACCAGTATTACTGGATTTTCTGCCATGCTGATCCCTTACAAGTTTTTCGCTGCCGAGTTTAAACCCGCGTATCCTAACAATCGGGTATCTTGGCTGAACTCTGACTTACCATTCCGTAAGATGTATTCATGACATCGGTTCGTCAGTTCACGACTTGAGATCTTGATTTAATGCACTGTAATTAATGGATTTAATGTTTTGGTAAAGACCTTCAAGGTAGCGCAAGCTCCTTGTAAAATGTCCGTAGACCACGTAGCTGTCGGTTTGTTACCTTGGGGGACATAGGAGGGAGTAGATTGACTGTCGTTGTTGTAGCAGAAAAGCCTTCGGTGGCTCGCGATATTGCAAAGGTCTTGGGTGCCGATCAGAAAAGAGATGGATATTGGGAAGGTTCAAACTACCAGGTTACTTGGGCGCTAGGACACCTTGTCCGTGTTGCGGAGCCCCACGAGATTGACCCTCGATGGAAGGAGTGGCGTCGCGATACCCTACCGATGATTCCTGAGCGTTGGCCACTCCTCGGTAATCCAAAAACTAAAAGTCAATTGGAGGTGGTAACGCGCTTACTTGGCAGCAGTGAGCGCGTGGTGTGTGCCACAGATGCTGGGCGCGAAGGAGAGCTGATCTTTCGCTATATTATCGAGAAGGCGTCTTGTCGAAAGCCAATGCAGCGCCTTTGGATTTCTTCACTCACTCCTGAAGCGATTCGCACAGGATTCGAGAGGCTACGTCCCGTCAAAGACTACGACTCACTGGCAGATGCAGCACGGGGACGGAGCCGCGCTGATTGGCTAGTGGGGATGAACCTGTCACGGGCCTACTCCTTGTGTTTTGGCGATAGCTTCTCAGTGGGCCGTGTTCAAACACCGACCCTGTCGATTTTAGCGCAGCGTGAGCTAGACATTCAAAATTTTGTCCCAGAGGATTACCGAGAAATTCAAGGGGTGTTTCGGGGCCACGGACAGAGGGAAGAGTTCACTGCGATGCTCTTCGATCTCAAAAGCAAAAAAGCCAAGCGCTTCAAGGATGATGATAAAATTCTTAAAGCTGTTCTGGAAGAGTTAAAGGGTGATCGCTATCAAGTTGAAAAGGTCGAAGAAAAGACGATTCAGCTAGAACCCCCCTTGCTTTTTGATTTGACTGAACTGCAAAGACACTGCAATCGGCTTTATGGGTTTCAATCTCAGAAAACTTTGGATATCGCTCAGTCACTATACGAGAATCTAAAGCTCATTAGCTATCCAAGAACAGACTCTAGATATCTATCGAGAGATATGACTAGCGGGCTGCCCCGGATTGTGCAATCGATCCGTGAGCCTTATGATGATCAGATTCAGGAAGACACGGGAAATAGACCACTTGGGTCACGCTATATCAATGACGGTCGCGTTACTGATCACCATGCGATTATCCCTACCGGAGTCCTTTCATCCCGCATGAGTCAAGACCAGGCTAACGTGTTTGATGCCATCTGTAGACGCTTTCTTATGGCTTGGCAAAAACCGTATCGCTATGCCAGTACCAACGTCTTGGTGAAGGGCCATGAGCATCAAGATAATGTATTTCAAGCTCGGGGAAAAAAGCAGCTGGAGCGCGGCTGGAAATCCCTGGAAACGGGGAAGGGGAACGACAAAGATCGTTTCCTGCCATCGTATCTACAAGCAGACCTGGCGGTTGATCTTGCATCGTTGCAAGAACTCAAGAAGCAAACTCAAGCACCACCAAGGCTTACCGATGCTAGTTTGCTCACAGC
This Pseudobacteriovorax antillogorgiicola DNA region includes the following protein-coding sequences:
- a CDS encoding iron-containing alcohol dehydrogenase; this translates as MITQFNFPTTVRFGSGAIAELPASLLDRFQRPLIVTDRVIAKLPFLVDTCAQLKERGFSVEVYSDMGGNPVESDVTGGVDAFKKYQADCIVMIGGGATMDVGKAIALMANHPGALFDYEDGKPDARPSNEAFPFMVAVPTTAGTGSEVGRSSVISDNVSKAKKIIFSPKMLPDLVIADPALTLGLPPGVTAATGIDALTHLLEAYLAQGFHPMCDGIALEGIRLVSKSLSKAFHNPSDINARQDMLAASMMGAVAFQKGLGLNHSCAHALSTVFDTHHGLANAMMLEACMSFNQTAVPEKFETLAQVVSRASGDDFIQWLKELKDDLQIPAGLAKLDIQVNDRLLDVAEADICHPLGPRPVSRQDFKQLFEASM
- a CDS encoding aldehyde dehydrogenase family protein, producing MLSVINPATEELIKQLVTDTQESIGSKYQLCRQAQISWGQVAIEERKEIIEKFRVLLQDNADACARDTSLETGRPVHQVRNEIKATDARLIYFNETIEEVIKTQEVYRDETVREMVSWEPLGVIANISAWNYPYFVGTNVFVPALLAGNGVLYKPSEYASLTGQRLVELMLQAGLPENVMTPVIGDGQVGAMLMEQKIDGVFFTGSHDTGRKINEEVASRLVKVGFELGGKDPCYVTEDVDVSQAAAAVADGAFYNCGQSCCAVERVYVHEKIYDGFVAAFIEAVEGFKVGKPEDPSTYLGPLTRKEQIEVLNNQIADAVKQGATLQVGGNPTEGVGYYFEPTVLTEANHQMKLMVEESFGPIIGIQKVSSDQEAVELMNDTDYGLTASVYCRNLDRARNIMFHVHAGTVYTNCCDRVSPYTPWSGRGHSGLGSTLGRMGLETFLQPKAWHIKP
- a CDS encoding response regulator is translated as MAENPVILVVDDNEIQRGMMKARLLKKEYEVIEASSGSDALKIIDSSKIDLVLLDLNMPGIDGHEVLDEVRKTFTSIQLPIIMVTAEEDPDTIISSFEKGANDYILKQISFKIALQRINTQLKLKVLAEESAKSQKIEAINAMIVTYNHEINNPLAIAYGNLGSDFSKFDETKFNRTLQALERIKDLVAKIQTLDASDVEYSSYTSKSKMLKIS
- a CDS encoding methyl-accepting chemotaxis protein, which produces MVKLKSMDLKKKINLNMVPIAVITVALTIVVSRDLSNNGKELQEALVFKSNVEHLLPTSLIQDDATKAMLLDPDRLGYYSERKIEAYDLNLENLTKLQENTSDEQLKQRITELLKIDQDYLRPLDTKILETLFMDQQEAIKIYFEEFLPWQEKYNDLLGEIGKLGEKRVGAAREDFAKRNRNTIILFASLLVGGALLVGVALRFTAHIISKNLVSSMGILQEESQNFHDLATEIQKTGANLREYSTSNQSDAKEAISLGSTLEDGSRELKELSRVIHRASESLENFANLGRSRLQDLGNSNQQLSNDFSKLTQLSSAVGDISKKIAMIDQIVFKTNLLSVNASIEAAKAGEHGKGFSVVAEEVGTLASLSGEISEAIAGRLEDVSTSCTTLISTARSSLETEKKAITELNKVFADLFQQSTEMVQIVHRVNGQIEQQTDQQSQMSQKISDIIRRFDTMNEMINNYYDVTRQVENSERGIKNVGTILHKQVFGQEEAPTPSPGDEQAA
- a CDS encoding OmpA family protein, translated to MSNLNNALKSGLCLAILGLGSVACQTSQEEGKLESSDEFLASLDSQEEEPAGFEVDEPASTTDQAVEDFAIEENYESFDPADIRIKFEFDSAALTADNTAALDKIVAGLKKDPLAKIFVRGHADKQGPEDYNEHLSEKRAKVIFDYLTSHGIDEQRLIRVHLGESEPLVDGNNVAAFRKNRRGDFHLDYSDGAFSR
- a CDS encoding glutamine synthetase family protein codes for the protein MRSSVSEPIDPKLLEKIENTHHKKVKVAIVDMDGVLRGKYIHKEKFLSAMKSGFGFCNVVFGWDAADVCYDNVSYAGWHTGYPDADVRLDPKTFRTIPWEDHVPFFLGEFVDDQDQPLGVCPRQLLKKVCARAETMGFKPRFGVEYEWFNFDETPDSLHSKDFRGMKPLTPGMFGYSALRSSYASPYFHDLMDLLEEFDVPLEGLHTETGPGVYEAAIMNCDAATQGDRAILFKTAVKEIAYRHNILPTFMARWNTELPGSSGHIHQSLWDDDRNLFFDANDDARMSPLFKHYLAGQIKLLPEILPMFAPTMNSYKRLVEGFWAPTRANWGIDNRTVAFRVIPGSAKSCRVEARVGGADMNPYLSIAASLAAGLYGIEHKLELDSDPIRGNGYNSEAGTALASNLEQAAQLMGRSEIASELFGAPFVEHFVNTRLWEWRQAQQAVTDWELKRYFEII